The Pseudoalteromonas ulvae UL12 sequence ATTCGACCTTCGCCTCGCTAAGCGTTGCTGTCTGCCGTCTCAGTGGGGTCGCATTATAGGGAGATCCTTTTTTTGATCAAGCATTAATTTAAAAAAGTCATATAAAAAAGATTATTCGTTTATATTTCATCCAAAACGGTTACTGATCAAACTAACAGAGATAAATACGGGCTCGTTTCTTATATTCCGATAAACAGATAAACAGATAAACAGATAAACAGATTATAAAACTTTAGACATAAAAAAGCCGAGCTATTGCTCGGCTTTTTTTGTCATATCAGACTTACTCTGCAGACTGTGCGTCTTCTTGAACTTCTTCAGTCGTAGAAACACGACCTACTAGTTCAACATAAGCCATTGGAGCATTGTCACCAGCACGGAAGCCACACTTCAAAATACGAGTGTAACCACCAGGACGACCTTCAAAGCGAGGGCCTAGCTCGTTAAACAATTTACCAACAACTTCGTTATCACGCGTGCGAGCAAACGCTAAACGGCGATTTGCAACGCTATCAGTCTTAGCCAGTGTGATTAAAGGCTCAATTACACGACGCAACTCTTTAGCTTTTGGTAAAGTTGTTTTGATGATTTCGTGCTTCACCAAAGAACCTGCCATATTGCTAAACATCGCTTTACGATGGCTGCTATTGCGATTTAATTGACGACCACTCTTACGATGGCGCATTACCCTATCCTTCTAACTAAACTTAATTCAGTGAGTTATATTATTCAGCAAGGCTTGCTGGCGGCCAATTCTCAAGGCGCATGCCTAGAGATAGACCACGAGAAGCTAGCACGTCTTTAATTTCTGTTAGAGACTTCTTACCTAAATTAGGTGTTTTAAGAAGCTCAACTTCAGTGCGCTGAACTAAATCACCGATATATTGAATTTGCTCGGCTTTCAAACAGTTCGCTGAACGTACAGTTAATTCAAGATCATCGACAGGACGAAGTAGAATCGGATCGAATTCTGGCTTCTCTTCTTTCGCTTCTGGCTCTGAAACATCACGTAAATCTACGAATGCATCTAGCTGTTCAGCTAAGATTGTTGAGGCACGACGGATCGCTTCTTCAGGATCCAGTGTACCGTTAGTTTCCATGTCGATAATTAACTTATCTAAATCTGTACGTTGTTCAACACGAGCTGACTCAACCGAGTACGCAATACGCTCAACCGGGCTGAATGATGCATCAAGCAACAAACGGCCTATTGGGCGCTCATCGTCATCAGAGGATAAACGGTTAGATGCAGGAACATAACCACGACCACGTTCAACACGTATACGCATGCTGATATTGCTGCTATCTGTCGTTAAGTGACAAATAACGTGATCTGGATTACAGATCGTAACATCACCATCATGCTGAATGTCTGCCGCAGTTACAGGGCCTACGCCTGATTTTGTCAGGGTAAGGAAAACTTCATCTTTACCTTCTAGAGTAACCGCTAAACTTTTAAGGTTTAACAATATTTCAATGATGTCTTCTTGTACGCCTTCTTTCGCGCTGTACTCGTGCAATACGCCATCGATTTCGACTTCTGTCACTGCGCATCCTGGCATAGATGAAAGTAATATACGGCGTAAAGCGTTACCAAGAGTGTGACCAAAGCCACGCTCTAACGGCTCTAAAACAACTTTAGAGCGTGTTGGTGAGACTGCGTCGATTTCGACTAATCTTGGCTTTAGGAATTCGGTTACAGAACCCTGCATTT is a genomic window containing:
- the rplQ gene encoding 50S ribosomal protein L17, with translation MRHRKSGRQLNRNSSHRKAMFSNMAGSLVKHEIIKTTLPKAKELRRVIEPLITLAKTDSVANRRLAFARTRDNEVVGKLFNELGPRFEGRPGGYTRILKCGFRAGDNAPMAYVELVGRVSTTEEVQEDAQSAE
- a CDS encoding DNA-directed RNA polymerase subunit alpha; the encoded protein is MQGSVTEFLKPRLVEIDAVSPTRSKVVLEPLERGFGHTLGNALRRILLSSMPGCAVTEVEIDGVLHEYSAKEGVQEDIIEILLNLKSLAVTLEGKDEVFLTLTKSGVGPVTAADIQHDGDVTICNPDHVICHLTTDSSNISMRIRVERGRGYVPASNRLSSDDDERPIGRLLLDASFSPVERIAYSVESARVEQRTDLDKLIIDMETNGTLDPEEAIRRASTILAEQLDAFVDLRDVSEPEAKEEKPEFDPILLRPVDDLELTVRSANCLKAEQIQYIGDLVQRTEVELLKTPNLGKKSLTEIKDVLASRGLSLGMRLENWPPASLAE